Proteins encoded within one genomic window of Methanosarcina barkeri str. Wiesmoor:
- a CDS encoding amino acid kinase, whose product MRVVIKIGGSLIKEAPELVDRLVKEFGSGSPIPEEAHASEGLPCSVLIVPGGGVFADAVRKTDENFSLSEDAAHWMAIMGMEQYACYLKDKSRALGIDSIANLPQGVSVLFPYRLLRTEDPLPHSWDVTSDTIAAWVAKQIGATLIKATDVDGIFRNGKLVREISAVSYRGSRESCIDFALPGFLLKNRMECLIINGKFSDRVIHAVYGKSVLGTVVKGNI is encoded by the coding sequence ATGAGAGTGGTAATTAAAATAGGAGGAAGCCTTATCAAAGAGGCTCCCGAGCTTGTAGATAGGCTTGTAAAGGAATTTGGCTCAGGAAGCCCGATTCCAGAGGAAGCGCATGCATCTGAAGGACTTCCTTGTTCCGTTCTAATAGTACCCGGAGGAGGCGTTTTTGCTGATGCTGTGAGGAAAACTGATGAGAACTTTTCCCTGAGTGAGGATGCTGCGCACTGGATGGCTATAATGGGTATGGAACAGTATGCCTGCTATCTTAAGGATAAAAGCCGCGCACTGGGCATAGATTCAATAGCCAATCTGCCTCAGGGTGTGTCTGTTCTTTTTCCATACAGACTCTTAAGAACGGAGGATCCTCTGCCTCATAGCTGGGATGTGACCTCGGATACTATCGCGGCCTGGGTTGCAAAGCAGATTGGGGCAACTTTAATAAAGGCCACAGATGTGGACGGTATATTCAGAAATGGGAAATTAGTCAGGGAAATTTCTGCTGTCAGCTATAGAGGAAGTCGCGAAAGCTGTATTGATTTTGCCCTACCGGGATTTCTCCTGAAAAACCGAATGGAGTGCCTGATCATAAACGGAAAATTTTCAGATAGAGTAATTCATGCTGTATATGGGAAGTCTGTGCTCGGTACTGTGGTAAAGGGGAATATTTAA
- a CDS encoding TetR/AcrR family transcriptional regulator — translation MQENEIVQENRKSVKRDKKAKIISIQDATCMLIEKRGYGKVTIRNIAEAADVSIGLIYKYFPGGKFDILKEIGNQYTDELLLLKQSENIDFNDFPGYIRDVIKNMQQFYKDNSPLVRALIMASLSDSEIIDEIKKTDIIDYKAASEFFCRFNGIDIGDKNPLEVFMYWGITIKSILIFDVIYLYSVPLISEETLTDLMVDLSLNIWGYHKAS, via the coding sequence ATGCAGGAGAACGAGATTGTTCAAGAAAATAGAAAAAGTGTCAAAAGGGACAAAAAGGCAAAAATTATCTCCATCCAGGATGCCACATGCATGCTGATCGAGAAAAGAGGTTACGGAAAAGTAACCATAAGGAACATAGCTGAAGCGGCCGATGTGAGTATAGGGCTTATCTATAAGTATTTCCCAGGAGGCAAGTTTGACATTCTTAAGGAGATTGGGAATCAGTATACAGATGAGCTATTGTTGCTAAAGCAGTCAGAAAATATTGATTTTAACGATTTTCCCGGTTACATAAGAGATGTAATTAAAAATATGCAACAATTTTACAAAGATAACAGTCCTTTGGTAAGGGCGTTGATCATGGCCTCGCTGTCCGATAGTGAAATCATTGATGAAATCAAAAAAACAGATATCATAGACTATAAAGCCGCGTCCGAATTTTTTTGCCGTTTCAATGGCATTGATATAGGCGACAAAAATCCTCTGGAAGTCTTTATGTACTGGGGAATCACGATAAAAAGCATTCTCATCTTCGATGTGATCTATCTCTACAGTGTACCTCTCATAAGCGAGGAGACCCTGACAGATCTAATGGTAGATCTGTCTTTAAATATATGGGGTTATCATAAGGCATCATGA
- a CDS encoding elongation factor 1-beta, with translation MGDVAAKIKIMPESVDTDLGELKEKIKGVIPAGADLHGDIVEEPIAFGLKALIVTLIVNDEEGGTEPAEEAFAKVSGVENVQVVDVYRI, from the coding sequence ATGGGTGACGTTGCAGCAAAGATTAAAATTATGCCAGAAAGCGTTGATACTGACCTTGGAGAGCTGAAAGAAAAGATAAAGGGCGTAATTCCAGCAGGGGCCGACCTTCACGGAGATATTGTTGAAGAGCCTATCGCTTTTGGTTTGAAGGCTCTGATTGTAACATTAATCGTTAATGATGAAGAAGGCGGAACTGAGCCTGCAGAAGAAGCCTTTGCAAAAGTTTCCGGCGTTGAAAACGTCCAGGTTGTGGATGTCTATCGTATTTAA
- a CDS encoding radical SAM protein: MENNNDLNRMVNDLIKSIFSDALSVSLKNPAMAAFFVRVSMAQKKAASIRQKNEEKGLHVPPVIILSVTNKCNLHCVGCYSRLVPREQKPEMGTASLTSVLRQASELGVSIVLIVGGEPLTRPDIFDVTKNFPDMIFTLFTNGTLIDDAVLGQFKVQRHVIPILSMEGHENITDLRRGAGVYGRLIKDMVKLHERGIFFGISLTVTQSNYETVTDESFIRLMREHGCKAFIYVEYNPVMKGTEDWVVTDAQWDEILAKIAAFRASQPGVYIGFPGDEKAFGGCLSSGRGFLHVSAFGDVEPCPFAPYSECSILDMPLKEALNSKLFKALRENRDKLMESNGGCALLKKPEWVKSLLD, translated from the coding sequence ATGGAAAATAATAACGATCTCAATCGCATGGTCAACGATCTCATCAAGAGCATATTCAGCGATGCGCTGAGCGTCTCTCTGAAGAACCCTGCCATGGCTGCCTTTTTCGTCAGGGTCTCGATGGCACAGAAAAAGGCGGCCTCAATCAGGCAGAAAAACGAGGAGAAGGGGCTCCATGTGCCTCCAGTGATAATACTCAGCGTTACCAACAAATGTAATTTGCACTGTGTGGGCTGCTACTCACGGCTTGTCCCCCGCGAACAAAAACCTGAAATGGGCACAGCCAGTCTGACGAGCGTACTACGGCAGGCGAGTGAACTGGGCGTTTCCATTGTATTAATAGTAGGTGGAGAGCCATTGACCAGGCCGGACATATTCGATGTTACTAAAAACTTCCCGGATATGATCTTTACCTTATTCACAAACGGTACACTCATCGACGATGCCGTGCTGGGGCAGTTCAAGGTACAAAGACACGTCATCCCGATACTCAGCATGGAAGGCCACGAGAACATAACGGATTTGCGCAGGGGCGCCGGTGTTTACGGTCGGTTGATAAAAGACATGGTGAAGCTCCATGAAAGAGGCATCTTCTTTGGTATATCGCTCACTGTCACCCAGTCAAACTACGAAACCGTCACAGACGAGAGCTTCATTCGGCTCATGCGAGAACACGGCTGCAAAGCGTTTATCTATGTCGAGTATAACCCTGTCATGAAAGGTACGGAGGACTGGGTAGTTACAGATGCACAATGGGATGAAATCCTGGCTAAAATAGCTGCTTTTAGGGCAAGCCAGCCGGGCGTTTATATCGGGTTTCCAGGTGATGAGAAAGCCTTTGGAGGCTGCCTGTCCTCCGGAAGAGGCTTCCTCCACGTCAGCGCTTTTGGAGACGTCGAGCCTTGTCCTTTCGCCCCGTACTCTGAATGCAGCATTCTGGACATGCCGCTGAAAGAGGCTCTCAATTCTAAGCTATTTAAAGCACTGAGAGAGAATCGCGATAAGCTCATGGAATCGAACGGGGGATGTGCACTCTTGAAGAAGCCGGAGTGGGTGAAATCGCTTTTGGATTAA
- the grpE gene encoding nucleotide exchange factor GrpE, whose protein sequence is MKIFNKDGNKNSKEDTKAGAENSEAQNSGSSAEEVNKARENPEEASASSEAEKSPEVKCQEEKQVLMEKYYRLAADFDNFKKRTARQMEENRKAVLEQVLLDFVEVTDNFDRALKSAKTAEDMSSIVSGIEQLSRQFFSILEKYGLEKIESEKASEFDPHRHEAVHHIETSEVPDNTIVDVYKTGYALNSKVIRPAMVSVARNPDEAEK, encoded by the coding sequence ATGAAAATATTCAATAAAGATGGAAATAAGAATTCTAAAGAAGATACCAAGGCTGGGGCTGAAAATTCTGAAGCCCAAAATTCTGGTTCTTCGGCGGAAGAGGTTAATAAAGCACGGGAAAACCCCGAAGAGGCTTCTGCCAGTTCGGAAGCTGAGAAAAGTCCTGAGGTCAAGTGCCAGGAGGAGAAACAAGTTCTCATGGAGAAGTATTATCGACTTGCAGCCGACTTTGACAATTTCAAAAAACGGACCGCCCGCCAGATGGAGGAAAACCGGAAAGCTGTACTTGAGCAGGTACTTCTTGACTTTGTTGAAGTAACGGATAATTTCGATCGCGCCCTTAAATCTGCAAAAACCGCAGAAGACATGAGCTCAATCGTCAGCGGAATAGAACAGCTTTCAAGGCAGTTTTTTTCAATCCTCGAAAAATACGGGCTTGAGAAAATCGAAAGTGAAAAAGCCAGTGAATTTGACCCTCACAGGCACGAGGCAGTTCACCATATCGAGACCTCCGAAGTCCCGGACAATACTATAGTAGATGTTTACAAAACCGGGTATGCTCTTAACTCTAAAGTTATCAGGCCTGCTATGGTCTCAGTGGCCAGAAATCCTGATGAAGCCGAGAAATAA
- a CDS encoding ATP-grasp domain-containing protein has product MLKTLSESFVRLGHEVYYPSAGTKICAGTCIESTAENFMQVIERKAKDCDAGLIIAPDSMLPELNKVLEENTVNLGCSPQSAACCADKLMCTEILTKAGIKAPKIAKKAEEGKKYVTKPRFGCGAETTCLVTEFENNEEFIASEYVEGKTLSVSLIAGKKPLPLTVNCQFIEFGEKEIKTREHEKAASSGIKYNGSLTPYQTPRRDELYETAISTVKCLDCFGYVGVDIILADLPYVVDVNPRPTASLFGISRVMREEIGDLLLRNKFGELPDSIHTEGEYRFSKDALGELFGRA; this is encoded by the coding sequence ATGCTAAAAACTCTCTCGGAAAGCTTTGTTCGTCTTGGGCATGAGGTATACTACCCTTCAGCAGGTACGAAAATCTGCGCAGGCACGTGCATCGAATCTACAGCTGAAAATTTCATGCAGGTAATTGAGAGAAAAGCAAAAGACTGTGATGCAGGGCTGATTATTGCACCTGATTCCATGCTTCCCGAGTTGAATAAAGTCCTTGAAGAAAATACCGTAAACCTGGGATGTTCACCTCAGTCGGCAGCCTGCTGTGCTGATAAGCTGATGTGCACGGAAATTCTGACGAAAGCCGGAATTAAAGCCCCCAAGATCGCAAAAAAAGCTGAAGAAGGCAAAAAGTATGTTACAAAGCCCAGGTTCGGCTGCGGTGCAGAGACGACATGCCTAGTCACGGAGTTTGAGAACAATGAAGAATTTATTGCAAGCGAGTATGTTGAAGGAAAAACTCTGAGCGTAAGCCTTATCGCAGGAAAAAAACCGCTTCCTCTTACCGTAAACTGCCAGTTTATAGAGTTTGGCGAGAAAGAGATTAAAACCAGAGAACATGAGAAAGCCGCATCTTCCGGCATAAAATACAATGGAAGCCTTACTCCTTATCAGACTCCAAGGAGAGATGAACTCTATGAAACCGCGATCTCCACAGTTAAATGCCTGGACTGTTTCGGATATGTGGGTGTAGACATCATACTTGCTGATCTTCCGTATGTAGTAGATGTAAACCCCAGACCTACAGCCTCGCTTTTCGGCATTAGCCGCGTTATGCGAGAGGAAATTGGAGACCTACTTTTGAGAAATAAATTTGGAGAACTTCCGGACTCTATACATACTGAAGGAGAATACCGCTTTTCAAAGGATGCATTGGGCGAGCTTTTCGGAAGAGCTTGA
- a CDS encoding hydantoinase/oxoprolinase family protein, with the protein MNSKIIGLDIGGANTKLASSDGTIVELHYLPLWKNTRLPEVLKEIAQQLQPEKVAIVMTGELADCFEDKEQGIRFIKSCVDSAFGLSKVSYINSLGRFQSETDDMRELAAANWAASARLIGEDIGDCVFVDVGSTTSDIIPILSGEHKAGLTDFERLVRSELVYAGTLRTNLSALLEKVKLERGWCRTASELFATTADAYLLLGKIDESMYTCETADGAGRSKTDAMRRLARLVCADLSEIREEEIYEIANQVKEKQISVLAEAISEVAEKNKLKRIAAAGLGEFLIKEAAERLGFEYISVSEHWGKEISKVFPAYAAARLLACKPF; encoded by the coding sequence ATGAATTCTAAAATTATCGGGCTTGATATTGGAGGAGCGAATACTAAACTTGCCTCCTCGGACGGAACTATTGTAGAACTGCACTATTTGCCTCTCTGGAAGAATACACGGCTTCCGGAAGTTTTAAAGGAAATCGCACAGCAGCTGCAACCCGAAAAAGTCGCAATTGTTATGACCGGTGAACTTGCAGATTGCTTTGAGGACAAGGAACAGGGAATCCGCTTTATAAAGTCATGTGTTGATTCTGCCTTTGGGCTCTCAAAAGTGTCTTATATAAACAGTCTGGGAAGGTTCCAGAGTGAAACTGACGATATGAGGGAACTTGCTGCTGCCAATTGGGCGGCTTCAGCCAGGTTGATAGGAGAAGATATAGGAGACTGTGTTTTTGTGGATGTGGGAAGTACCACAAGCGATATTATCCCTATTCTATCAGGCGAACATAAAGCCGGCCTTACTGACTTTGAGCGGCTGGTCAGAAGCGAACTCGTGTATGCAGGCACCCTCCGGACAAACCTTTCTGCACTTCTCGAAAAAGTAAAGCTTGAAAGAGGTTGGTGCAGGACAGCTTCCGAACTCTTTGCTACAACTGCAGACGCTTATCTTCTGCTCGGAAAAATTGATGAAAGCATGTATACATGCGAGACTGCTGACGGAGCAGGCAGAAGCAAAACCGACGCTATGCGCAGACTTGCAAGACTGGTATGTGCGGACCTTTCTGAAATCCGGGAGGAAGAAATCTACGAAATCGCTAACCAGGTAAAGGAAAAGCAGATCTCTGTCCTGGCTGAGGCAATTTCCGAGGTTGCGGAAAAGAACAAACTTAAAAGAATCGCAGCTGCAGGTCTTGGAGAATTTCTGATAAAGGAAGCTGCAGAAAGGCTTGGTTTCGAATATATATCAGTATCTGAACACTGGGGGAAAGAGATTTCAAAAGTTTTTCCGGCATATGCGGCTGCCAGGCTGCTTGCCTGCAAGCCTTTTTAA
- a CDS encoding zinc finger domain-containing protein, translated as MSAQKVEYCTSCGIRLVEKGYVKFPCPQCGSEIGRCGSCRQQGNVYTCPKCGYKAP; from the coding sequence ATGTCAGCACAAAAAGTTGAGTACTGTACCTCATGCGGAATTCGCCTCGTGGAAAAGGGTTATGTAAAGTTTCCCTGCCCGCAGTGCGGATCAGAAATCGGAAGATGTGGAAGCTGCAGACAGCAGGGTAACGTATACACTTGCCCCAAGTGCGGATACAAAGCACCCTGA